In Arachis hypogaea cultivar Tifrunner chromosome 17, arahy.Tifrunner.gnm2.J5K5, whole genome shotgun sequence, a single window of DNA contains:
- the LOC112764148 gene encoding UPF0603 protein At1g54780, chloroplastic-like has protein sequence SLVNVVIHIFKICFSWSRVTRSDLKRLLSDLESRKNFHINFVTVRKLTSKADAFEYADQVLERWYPSIEEGNNKGIVVLVTSQKEGAITGGPAFVQAVGEKVLDATVSENPPGCFS, from the exons AGTTTGGTAAATGTGGTAATTCATATCTTCAAAATTTGCTTCAG TTGGAGCAGAGTAACAAGGTCTGATTTGAAGCGCTTGTTATCTGATTTGGAATCAAGGAAGAATTTCCACATCAACTTTGTCACTGTTAGGAAACTCACG AGCAAAGCTGATGCTTTTGAGTATGCTGATCAAGTTTTGGAGCGTTGGTATCCTTCCATAGAAGAAGGCAACAACAAGGGTATTGTGGTTCTTGTCACAAGCCAGAAGGAAGGAGCAATCACCGGTGGCCCGGCTTTTGTCCAAGCTGTTGGAGAAAAGGTTCTTGATGCTACTGTCTCTGAGAACCCTCCAG GTTGCTTCTCTTAG